From a single Nymphaea colorata isolate Beijing-Zhang1983 chromosome 4, ASM883128v2, whole genome shotgun sequence genomic region:
- the LOC116253746 gene encoding nuclear pore complex protein NUP58: MAFSLFSPSPQQPQQPLFQSPLNPFQQQQPQLQPQPQPQQLLFQNQQQQQQQQQQQQQVHYLFTTEKAPATYQTKWSELHPDSQNILLKIEERILEYRDESQRLDQCARLFDTSVSNDAFEVDASRIVQELGGISTAMEREKVTLQELMSVAKGMIRNAEVAVRSFMMLQPRFVHPNASATSSSTSVQTSGAATIPSAAAQPKAASIVPVFDFYSGYPKRPSPFLQQTVLRFEKRITECRQWIEELEHLLLSDADDTKGLISNLAVLQSLPTVISNVHDFFVYVAAKVETLHQHIESMRTAYLTDQRLRGDENDPFLEADRRETAKREAAARRVHPTLHVHTLSQPSTQAAGLFSSSGASQVPVLQLPAGSSSSSSTGLSIFSTPTSSATSASSLSSFSFSTPSASAPTSSIFGASGSSQQTSLFGTPSASSLFATPQAHSLFGTPFASTPATGSSPFSVTPAFGAATGSGASFGAGTKTSKPKSRTTRR, encoded by the exons ATGGCGTTTTCTCTCTTTAGCCCTTCTCCTCAGCAACCCCAGCAGCCTCTCTTCCAGTCACCCCTCAATCCATTCCAGCAGCAACAGCCACAGCTACAGCCACAGCCACAGCCACAGCAATTGCTTTTTCAGAATCAAcagcaacaacagcagcagcagcaacaacagcagCAAGTTCATTATCTCTTCACCACAGAAAAGGCGCCGGCAACCTACCAAACCAAGTGGTCGGAGCTCCACCCCGATTCTCAGAACATCCTTCTCAAGATCGA GGAGCGAATTTTGGAGTATAGGGATGAAAGCCAAAGATTGGATCAGTGTGCTCGCCTTTTTGATACGTCAGTTTCTAATGATGCTTTTGAGGTTGATGCTAGCCGCATTGTCCAG GAACTTGGAGGGATTAGCACTGCAATGGAACGAGAAAAAGTCACACTTCAGGAGCTAATGAGTGTTGCTAAAGGTATGATAAGAAATGCGGAGGTCGCTGTCCGATCATTTATGATGCTTCAACCTAGGTTTGTTCATCCTAATGCTTCAGCCACATCCAGTAGTACTTCTGTTCAGACTTCAGGAGCTGCTACCATTCCAAGTGCAGCTGCCCAGCCAAAGGCAGCTTCAATTGTACCTGTTTTCGACTTTTACAGTGGCTATCCTAAACGGCCTTCTCCTTTTCTGCAACAAACTGTGCTTCGATTTGAAAAGCGTATTACTGAATGTAGACAGTGGATAGAAGAGTTGGAGCATCTGCTCCTTTCAGATGCTGATGACACTAAGGGTTTGATCTCTAATCTAGCAGTATTACAGTCTCTGCCAACAGTGATTTCAAATGTGCATGATTTCTTTGTCTATGTTGCTGCCAAG GTAGAGACTCTTCATCAGCATATTGAGTCCATGAGAACTGCTTATCTCACTGACCAGCGACTCCGAGGGGATGAAAATGACCCATTTCTTGAAGCAGACAGAAGGGAAACCGCGAAGAGAGAAGCTGCTGCTAGAAGAGTCCATCCAACTTTACATGTACACACTCTGTCTCAGCCTTCCACTCAAGCTGCTGGCTTGTTTTCCAGCTCTGGAGCCTCCCAAGTTCCTGTCCTTCAGTTACCAGCAGGAAGTTCAAGTTCATCAAGCACTGGCCTTTCGATTTTCAGCACCCCAACGAGTTCTGCTACTTCTGCATCCTCCTTGtcgtctttttccttttctactcCTTCAGCCTCTGCTCCAACATCTAGCATTTTTGGTGCATCTGGCTCTTCACAGCAAACATCACTCTTTGGAACTCCATCAGCATCCTCTTTATTTGCAACCCCACAGGCACATTCTCTTTTCGGCACACCATTTGCTTCTACCCCTGCAACTGGAAGTTCTCCGTTCTCAGTTACTCCTGCCTTTG gggCTGCTACTGGCTCTGGAGCAAGCTTTGGTGCTGGCACA AAAACTTCTAAGCCCAAGAGTCGAACAACGCGTCGCTGA
- the LOC116253084 gene encoding thylakoidal processing peptidase 1, chloroplastic-like, with translation MAVKITAAYSGYITQSLAGIRSAKPRFFNDCCLSKVLLSKRRADLEPPSIGASGVSNPYRVRAGRNYGCIAAADILPEKCSSRFFVGLISVMNSSRISCYSSSRVGVLGASSGLNSIIPFFKWLPCNELFQGSPLSACASNSDCEKDSAAADEKLKDSDKNMAGSTKPLSWFQQWANFSSEDAKLLFTTVTVSLLFQSYMADTKIIPSRSMYPTFDAGDRILAEKVSYCLTKPKVADIVIFKAPAVLQASGVSPTEEFVKRVVATEGDFVEIRNGNLLVNGIVQEEDYVFEPLKYEMDEVRVPKGYVFVLGDNRNHSFDSHDWGPLPVKDIVGRSVLRYWPTSKISYTIYEPRKQQLVPVLI, from the exons ATGGCTGTCAAAATTACCGCGGCCTATTCCGGCTACATCACGCAGTCGCTCGCCGGAATAAGGTCGGCTAAACCTAGGTTTTTCAACGACTGCTGCCTGTCGAAGGTCCTACTTTCGAAGCGGAGGGCAGATCTTGAGCCCCCATCGATCGGAGCTTCCGGTGTGAGCAACCCATATCGTGTTAGGGCGGGCCGGAATTACGGGTGCATCGCCGCTGCTGATATTCTTCCGGAGAAGTGCAGCTCTAGGTTTTTTGTTGGATTGATTTCTGTCATGAATTCCTCGAGGATTTCTTGCTACAGTTCGTCACGTGTGGGTGTACTTGGGGCGTCATCTGGGTTGAATTCGATCATTCCCTTCTTCAAGTGGCTCCCCTGCAACGAGCTTTTTCAGGGCTCTCCACTTTCGGCGTGCGCAAGTAATAGTGATTGTGAGAAAGATAGCGCCGCTGCGGACGAGAAACTGAAGGACTCAGACAAGAACATGGCAGGGAGCACGAAGCCACTGAGTTGGTTTCAACAGTGGGCGAATTTCAGCTCGGAAGATGCGAAGTTGCTTTTCACGACGGTGACCGTGTCGCTTCTTTTCCAGTCATATATGGCGGACACAAAAATCATCCCGTCGCGGTCAATGTATCCCACGTTTGATGCGGGAGACCGTATATTAGCCGAGAAG GTATCCTACTGTCTCACAAAGCCAAAGGTTGCTGATATAGTGATATTTAAGGCTCCCGCTGTCTTACAG GCAAGCGGTGTCAGCCCTACAGAGGAATTTGTGAAAAGAGTAGTTGCTACCGAAGGGGACTTTGTGGAG ATAAGGAATGGAAACTTGTTGGTGAATGGCATTGTTCAGGAAGAAGATTACGTATTCGAGCCTCTAAAATATGAAATGGATGAAGTG AGAGTACCGAAAGGGTATGTATTCGTGCTGGGGGATAATCGCAACCACAGCTTTGATTCGCATGACTG GGGTCCACTTCCTGTAAAGGACATTGTCGGGAGGTCTGTACTTCGTTATTGGCCAACATCTAAAATATCATACACCATTTACGAGCCAAGGAAGCAACAGCTTGTACCTGTGCTCATCTGA